The sequence GCGAAGGGTATAAAGACATCCAGCAAACAAATTACTCCTCTGGTTCACTCCTCCGGAACTGAACCTCTTCTTTACAATGAAATGATGCTCAAGGTATTGTGGCATTTTATGTGACTTACTTAAATTGCTTTTCCAGCAGACTTCTTCCTTCCTCAATTTCTTCAGTTGCCCTCTCCTTTTAAGAACAACCTGCTTCTGCTTTAACTTTTCTTTCAACCTGTGGGCTACCTAATTAACTGCATGGTGGCTTTCAttactgttttacaaatgagataCATGATTCTATTGTACAAAGTTAGGAAGGGAATGAATCATGACAAGTTCATTGAATTTTAACCCCCTAGTTTTATGTGTCCATTATGACACTGCCAGATTGCATTTCTGTTAATCTATTTACTGTCACCACCTTCTGTAGAAGATAAGCTTTTTGAGGCAGGAACCATCCAGTATTGACTTGGCAGTCTTGAGAGCTTAGAACAGTGCTGGACTCATAGTAAGAActtgtgggccgggcacagtggctcgggcctgtaatcccagcactttgggaggccgaggcggatggatcacgagatcaggagagattgagaccatgctcgCTAACTCggtaaaacccggtctctactaaaaatacaaaaaattagctgggcgtgatggcaggcgcccgtagtcccagctactcgggaggctgaggcaggagaatggcgtgaacccgggaggtggagcttgcagtgagccgagatcgtgtcactgtactccagcctgggcgacagagcgagactccgtcttgaaaaaaaaaaaaaaattgtgaaattgaTTTGTTCAGTGGCTTTATGTTATTCCTTAACTTAAATAATCACTGTATTTAACTACACAGAGATGCAAATGCCATGAGAAGGTCAAGCAGATCAGAAGATATTTTGGAAATAGATGAACGCAAGGACCACAGACAGCTGAGCAGCTGTGTGTTTATTCCCCTCACGTTTCATTCCTTCAGGGGCCAGGGACAGCCATGTGTTCTTTGGCACACAGGGTGCTGTTCAGGACTTCCAGAGGATTCCAGGGCTCCACCTTCCTGTATCACCAGCAGCACGGTCTCATATGGATGGATGGTGCAAGTACCTCCAGGGCTCCATGtcaccaccccacctcccccactGCTCCCCAGTCTCACATTCCTCCATAAGACACCCCTGGGTCAGATCTAGCCCTGAAGAGATGAATGATCAATCACTACATGCCCCCAGCTGTGGGGTTTGTGGGGGTGAGAAGAGAGGTTTAAAAGAGGTAGTTTTGCTTAGAGTCAGGGATCCAATCAATATTTGAAACTCTTAAGTTTAaaccctttcttcctctctctttctgcccctaaaaatattttaactgcaaTTTCTAGCAGCGTGAAAATCAACATTATTGTTATTCTTCCACCCTAATCTGAAACCTTTGTGCCACCAtcctttctctctcccagccATCTTCTCTCCTGCTTTCGCCCACCCCATACACCCCTCCATCTTTCTATCAAAGCCCTCAGAGACATAAAAAGTAGCCCATCCTTTTGAAAATGGCAAGTGTTCCTTGACTTGATAAACCTGACTTGAGGCTCTATAAATGGGACTAGTCAGTGTCCAGGTTGAAGGACGTTCAGCTAGGCACGGGTTCCATCTCTGTAGCTCTGTCCTGGCACTGAGCTCAGTATCAGAGAACCCCAGATAACCCAGGTCCCCTAATCCAATAGCCCCTCACCCTACAGCTaagatttaaaaatgaagtatCTGATGTTGAGAGAGACAAATTAAGTTGTGCAATGATGTAGTAACCAGAACAAGAATGGGAAGCAATCCAACATTCACTAGGTGGTGAGCAGATAGTGAAACCTGACTTAAGAGTGGATGTTTTTAGCTCTACATAATAGATGCTCTCTTGTGAAAAtgtgtagaaaacaaaataacagtCTACATATTgaagaatttgaattttaaaagaattgcaGAGTACTCCACTGCTTATGAAATTCAAGTAATCTTACATGTTTTTCTTATCTAGCTTATGGGTAGAAGCAGAATGAGCTTCTCCAGTGGGATGAACACAGACACTTCATATTCAACAAGTTCACACTGAGCCCATCATCATTGCTTGGAAGGCTGCTCCTCTTCCTGTGTTCTCTCTCTTGGCCAATGGCACTGCCATTTCCCCATCCAGAACCTGGGATACTGCAGCAGTCTTTTCACTGCCCCTGTCTACCCCTCTCCAATCCATTCTCTACACAACTGCCTACAGGAATCTTTCCAAAACATTAGTTCTGACCATAACTCTACTTTTCTTAAGACAGCACTTTGGCTCCCCATTGACATCACAGTCTTTAGAGTGATGTAATGTTCATCATTCGGTCATAAGCTGCAAATCCATTCTCCTTCTCACCTCTGTCTCCTGCATGCAACTCCACAGCTGAAGGGAGCCAAACTCCCTCCACTCTCTCACACCTCCCAGCCTTGGCCCTTGCTTCCACTTCTACCTTTACCCTCCATTCTCATCACCCTACACTATTATCTGATGACTACTCTTAAGTTTTCATAACCAGATCAAGTATCGATGTCTCCACCAACAGGGAAGAGCAGACAGTGGTTCTCAagtcacatatgtaatttaaaattttccagtattttaaattttagaaaatgtttagaaGAAACTGATCAATtaataacatgttttatttatacCATATCCCATATATTATTATGTTGATATcaatatattgaattttttttattaagatgagaggagtctcactctgttgcccaggcgggagtgcggtggcatgatctcagctcactacaacctccacctcccaggttcaagcaattctcccacctcagcttcctgagtagctgcgattacaggtacccaccaccacacccggctaatttttgtatttttagtagagatggggttttgccaccctggccaggctgttcttgaactgctgacctcaagtgatccatccgccttggtctcccaaagtgctgggattacgggcatgagccaccacacctggtcaatgAATTGAATATTGATTCAGCAtgcaatcaatatttttaaattattgagatGCTTTATATCCTTTTTTTCCTACTAAGCTTTCAAAAATCAGTCTTTATTTTACTCTTATGACACATCTCAATTTGctgcatttcaagtgctcagtagccacattaGGGAGTAGCTGCCATATTGGACGTAAGAGCACCAGAGCACTTGAGAGCCTCCTAGAGATCCTAATGAAAACAGAATCCTGTGCTATGCTTCCAGAGGTTCCATTTCTGGGGAGAGTCTAATTTTGGTGGTCTGGAGTGGGGACCAGAAATGTTCCTTTTCAGCAAGAACCCCAGGCAGTTCTGAGGTACATGTTCGTCTGACCATTTGGGACTTGATAGCTAGATGCACTGATTGTCGAGTTACACGTATAGGGGTTTATGTTCAGATTCCATCACTTAAAAGCTGTGAAAATTAGGAACTTCAGTTCTCTAGGTCTCAGTCTCCTCACCTGCAAAAACAACTACCTAGAGACTTGTGGGTATTAAAAGGGTAATATATTTGAGAcattcagcacagtgcctggcaggtgTCTCATAATAGCAGCTGTGCACTGCACCCGCAGAAATCTCTATCACACAGACGAGGTGTCCCTTGCATCCTCCTCCCACAACTCTCTGTGCTTCCCTCCACCACCACCCATCACGCAATGCTGTGTCCTGTGCTTGCTATGCTGCCCCCTCAACTCAACTGAGGAGATAAACTGGCTGCTGTGTGCTCCCACATTACTCTGCctcacacatagtaggtgcttagtacacatctttttttttttagaaattaaactAAATCTGAGCAACTGGGTTTCTTGTAGTGGAGCAAAACTCTTTATGCAAAAGTGCCTCAAGGTGTCTTATAGAACAGAAGTGTGTAAGTAAAGTGGGGTGTAGCCCTGTCCTAACACTCTTCCCTTTAAAGTCTATCACAGAAAGCTTTGCCACAGCAATCCATGGCTTGAAAGTGGGACACCTGACAGATCGTGTTATTCAGAGGAGCAAGAGGATGATTCTAGACACTCTGGGTGCTGGGTTCCTGGGAACCACTATGGAAGTGTTTCACATAGCCAGCCAATATAGCAAGGTAAGAAGCTCAAGGTCTACATTAGAGATAAAACCCAGTGCATACATATGTGTTACATTTACTCTATACTTCATTTTATAGACAGCACTTGATGTACATAGCACTGTtctatatcatttttataatttcctatgttCCATTATCTGAGTTTTAATAGTCATCCATATTCTTTACTAAGTCACTGTCTTAAAACCATACACagtgaggcacagtggctcacatctgtaatcccagcactaccagaggccaaggcaggcagacggtttgagcctaggaatttgagaccagccttggcaacatggcaaagacccatttctacaaaaacaaaaaacataaaaattagccaggtgtgatagcacacgcctatagtcccagctactcgggaggctgagaggtgggaggatcacttgagcctgagaggttgggGTTGTAGtaagtcaagatcatgccactgcactccagccaaggcaacagagcaagaccttgtcttaaaaacaaacaaacaaataaacagaaaaaaatatgctaaTAATATCTcacagtttattattattattctctggAGAAAAGCCTGGTCAAGTACTCTGAGCAGAGTGGGGATGTACGTGAGAGCTCCTGCTCTCCCTAGGGTGTATTAGAGATAAACAGTCCATCTTCCCTGGTATTTACCCCAAGGAGTAAATAAGAGTAACTTCAGATGTGCTTCCTTGGAGCACTTCCGGATCATGATCTGGGATGAAGCAACGACATCTCCTCCCCCTTTCACAGGGGAGAGTTGTGTATTCTACAAGGATGAGAGGTATTCAATGACTAGGGCTTCTATCTGTGGCAAAGGTTCAAGTAAGAACTATGAATAATGCCTCCAAAGATGAAGAATAACTCTTGAAATGGTGACTTGGTATACTGTATTCACACTATCACTGGTTGATTTGCTTTTGTTCCAGATCTACAGTTCCAACATATCCAGCACTGTTTGGGGTCGGCCAGACATCAGGCTCCCGCCCACATATGCTGCTTTTGTGAACGGTGTGGCTGTAAGGAGGTTTTCACGTCTTTTCAACTATTAGATAATCATAATAATTTTAGAGTCAGGAGATATCTCAGAAATTGCCCAAATtctatattttacagatgaaagaacTGAAAGTCAGACAGATAAAGTGGCTTACCCTCTCTCCTATGTAGTAATtcagttttcatgtttttacagtaAATTGATGCTTTTCAAACAGATTGTGTAGCAGAGGAAAGAAGATGGAAGGATTTAGATAAAAACACCCTAAGGTATCCCAATTCAAaaccttgaatataaatagcaaaaaaaatataaaacccatATCCAGACCTAATATCTTCTGTTTTTCCTGTTGTGGGGCCAGTTTCTCTCGAGTAATgtgttctttattcattcactcattcatccattcaacaggTAGTTATTGAGAAAGGAACAATGGCCTTATAGTGTCTGTATTTTCTGAACCAAAAATCTGTACTTCTCATCTGACAGAtgatttttatgctttttctgTGTGTCACGGGAAATATTCTACAAGATGTAACTTGGAAACAGACATGTTGGGATTTCCgagatatttttatgatttatggGTACAATAGCTCAGGAGATTGAAAGTTAAAGCCAACGGTGCATTCCAAAGCAATGTCCCGAAAGCAGTGGGAAATGCATCAGTGACAgcaaatagatataaaaatctatttttaaatgaacttctGGATATTACtgttttaatataaagaaaaagaaaatggctagGAGAAAGAGGAATAAGATCttaaagcagaaaataatgatttttaaaatatatagctgAAAAGTTAATCTGAGTTTGAGAGTTCTTGTGCTATTCTTACAACTTCTCtaaaagtttgaaattatttcataataaaaaggtaCAAAAACATATGGCCTCATATGGAATAAATGACATTAAACTTGCAGTGCAACTTATTTAAAGGGTGGAGGAGGAATTGCCAGCCACCTGATTCTGCAGCTTTGTTTTTAAAGGGGAATATAGATCTTTCCAGGGGCCACAGCAGAGGGAGCTCAGGCCACCAGGGCAAGACCCAAGCTCCTTGGGGCTCACAAGCTGCTCTCCAAGGTACTCCCTTCCTCTGGCAGAGGAACAGCATTTCCCAGTGCCCGGCCATGTGATTAATAATCAcagccaggccaggtgtggtggctcatgcctgtaatcctagcactttgggaggctgaggcgggtggataacgaggtcaggagtttgagaccaccctggccaacatagtgaaactccgtctctactaaaaatacaaaaattagccaggtgcggtggtgggcacctgttatcccagctgctccagaggctgaggcaggataattgcttgaacccaggaagcagaggttgcagtgagccaggatcatgccactgcactccagcctaggtgacagagcaagactctgtctcaaaaaaaaaaaaaaaaaaaaaacgaaaaaaaatcacagacatttctcagattttcttttctgagaatCAGATCAAAAGAATctcacataaaacaaggttattaCTAAACTAAGTCCTTAGTGGTCCAAAAGCCATTGCATTAAGGGAAAATTTAaggctttttgttgctgtttgtgtctgtttatacagattcactCCATGGATTTTGATGACACGAGGCACCCTGCCACCCACCCTTCTGGGGCTGTCCTTCCTGTCCTCACAGCTTTAGCAGAAGCCCTGCCAAGGAGTCCAAAGTTTTCTGGCCTTGACCTGCTGCTGGCTTTCAATGTTGGTATTGAAGTGCAAGGCCGATTACTGCATTTCGCCAAGGAGGCCAATGACATACCAAAGAGGTATGGAGAGAATTTGCCCCATGAAAAGGTAGTCACATCCCCTTCATCTATCAATCATTATCTCCGTAGAGCTTTCTGATTTAGAGGCCGGTTCAGAGGAAGATGTTAACATTAGCACAGGTAGATAAGTCAATACACCAGTCACATATGAAACCCTCTATCCACATTTAAAGAAGTGACTTCAAGAGTGCAACCTGGACCGTGAGATAAATTGGGCCTCTCGTTGCAAGGTGATTCATGTCATTCTGGCATTCATGGGTGTACTGAGTATTCCTTATTTCATTCTCAAAGCAGAATCTATTCTGAGACTAGCTAGCGTCCCTCAGACTAATGAGGACATTCAGAATATCCTTACTCTGACTGTTCATCCTGCAGATAAAAAATGGTCAAATGTCGGCCACATCATATGGCTCAGTCTCAGATTTATGTTGCCACTTGCTCCAGCCTGCCAGGAGAGAAGTAAATTGAAATACTAGGTAGTGaagtttcagtttcttcaagGCCCACAATTCTCACAGTGACTTAGATGAGATCTCAGCAATCAATAGCTGTTGCCTTGCTGGCAATAATTGTAATGGTACCATTTATAAAGAACTCACTATGTGCCACGCACTATTGTAAACATGTTAATTTATTCAAAGCTCCTAAAACTCTAAGAGGTAGAcgttattattatcaccattttattttattttttgagatggagtctcgctctgttgccaggctggagtgcagtggtgtaatcttggctcactgcaacctccgcctcctgggttcaagtgattctcctgcctcagcctcccaagtagctgggactacaggcatgcaccaccatgcccagctaatttttgtatttttagtagagacggggtttcatcatgttggccaggatggtctcgagctcttgaccttgtgatctgcctgcctcagcctcccaaagtgctgggattacaggcgtgagccatcgtgcctggccttattattattttttttattattatatttttttgagacagtctcactctgtcacctaggctggagtgcagcagcatgatctcagctcactgcagcgtctgcctcccaggttcaagggattctcctgcctcagtctcccaagtagctgggactgcaggcacccaccaccacatccggcaaatttttgtatttttagtagagtcagtgttttgccatgttggccaacctagtctcaaactcctgacctcagatgaccctcccaccttggcctcccaaagtcctgggattacaggcatgaaccaccacacctggcctatcagTATTTTGTGTAAGAAAAAATCTACAGAGAAGTTGAATAATTTTCCCCAGATCATGTAGCTAATAAAGTAATGGAGCTGAGATCTGAACCCAGACAGTGTGACTCCATTATCAATGTTCTTGATGACTACGCTATCCTGCCTCCTGGTGGTTACGGTTTGTACATCTCCAACTCTGCTTCTTTGCTTTTCAGATTCCATCCCCCTTCCGTGGTAGGAACGTTGGGTAGTGCTGCTGCTGCATCCAAGTTTTTAGGACTTAGCTTGACAAAGTGCCGAGAAGCTCTGGCCATTGCTGTTTCCCATGCTGGGGCACCCATGGCCAATGCTGCCACCCAGACCAAGCCCCTCCACATTGGCAATGCTGCCAAGCATGGGATAGAAGCTGCATTTTTGGCAATGTTGGGTCTCCAAGGAAACAAGCAGGTCTTGGACTTGGAGGCAGGATTTGGGGCCTTTTATGCCAACTATTCCCCAAAAGTCCTTCCAAGCCTAGCTTCCTACAGTTGGCTGCTGGACCAGCAGGACGTGGCCTTTAAGCGTTTTCCTGCACATTTATCTACCCACTGGGTGGCAGATGCAGCTGCATCTGTGAGAAAGCACCTTGTAGCAGAGAGAGCCCTGCTTCCAATTGACTACATTAAGAGAATTGTGCTCAGGATACCAAATGTCCAGTATGTAAACAGGCCCTTTCCAGTTTCGGAGCATGAGGCCCGTCATTCATTCCAGTATGTGGCCTGTGCCATGCTGCTTGATGGTGGCATCACTGTCCCCTCATTCCATGAATGCCAGATCAACAGGCCACAGGTGAGAGAGCTACTCAGTAAGGTGGAGCTGGAGTACCCTCCAGACAACTTGCCAAGCTTCAACACACTGTACTGTGAAATAAGTGTCACCCTCAAGGATGGAGCCACCTTCACAGATCACTCTGATACCTTCTATGGGCACTGGAGAAAACCACTGAGCCAGGAGGACCTAGAGGAAAAGTTCAGAGCCAATGCCTCCAAGATGCTGTCCTGGGACACAGTGGAAAGCCTTATAAAGATAGTCGAAAATCTAGAAGACCTAGAAGACTGTTCTGTGTTAACTACACTTCTCAAAGGACCCTCTCCACCAGAGGTAGCTTCAAACTCTCCAGCATGTAATAATCTATCACAAATCTCTCCTGAGGCTTACCAACATCTAAATGACTTTGCATTTGGGGAGATTCAATGATTTGGTTTGTAAAGCAAGGGTCTGCTGCTTGGTTTTCCCAGGAAAAATGAACCAAGATGgagagagtccagaaacagaACTACATATATCTGGAAGGAGCCTTCTCCTATAAATTTTGCAGGACAGTTCCACTTACCTAAATCAAgatgaaacacacacaaaaaaatgagttTGTAAGCATTCACAAGGGTGAAATTCAACTCACCTGAGATTTACTTATAAAATTAATCTCTTCATAGGAATTATGTGTGGACTTCATGAGCCTCAAGGTTTTAGAGGGATGTGAACCTGAATGTATATTTTCTGACAGTGGAGAGGGCTCTGGTGCATTGTGTCACCAACAGATCTCCTAGACCATGGCTTATTACCAAGCCCTCCACAGTGCAAGGGGTGCTACTGGGGAATGGGTGGGTttaaatcctgcctctgccattcACTAGATGTAGCCTTGAGCATGTTACCATTAgccctctgcctcagtttccctatttgtCAAGCAGAAGTAAAAAGCAGTCTGGAAAAATCGCATTTTGGCTCTAGAACCCAAGGTCTTAAGCACTACAATATATCACCTTtcagtataaaaatatttgaatcagAGTTgcaataaagaatgaaaaggaaaaaagagaagtaaatacGTGAGTAATTATATAAATACTAAACTGTATTAAAATAATAGAAGTGTCATGGGGGTTAAAAATGCAACACTAACAATCATAGTTAATGTGTTACAAATCCCTGGTATTGTTCAATAAAAGGGCAATAATAAGtattattattgattattattgattattattattgattattattatgattaataagtatgctgtattagtccattctcatgctgctataatgaactgcccaagactgggtaatttataaaggaaagaggtttaattgactcacagttccacatgacagaggaggcctcaagaaacttagaatcatgccagaaggagaagcaaacacgtccttattcatatgatggcaggaaggagaagtgctgagcagaaGGCAGGAAAGCTCCCTATAAACCGTCAGATTTCAGGAGAACTTACTATCATAAGAATAGAAGCATGAAAGTAACTGGCaccatggttcaattacctcccaccaggtccctcccacaacacatggggattatggaaactataattcaagatgacatttgggtggggacacggtcataccatatcattctgcctctggcccctcccaaacatcatgtcttcacatttcaaagcacaatcatgccttccctaCAGTCCctgaaagtcttaactcattccagcatcaagGCAAAAGTCTaactccaaagtctcatctgagacaaggcaagtcccttctgcctatggacctgtaaaatcaaaagcaagttagttacttcctagatacaatgggggtaaaagcactgggtaaatacatccattccaaatgggagaaattggccaaaacaaaggggctacaacCCCCGTGCAAATCCAAAACccagcggggcagtcaaatcttaaagctccaaaatgacatcctttgactccatgcctcacatccaggtcattCTGATACAAGAGGTGGGACTCCCATGGCCTTgagcagctctgtccctgtggttttgcagggtacagccccctcctcccagcttccttcacaggctggcattgagtgtccacagcttttccaggcacatatTGCAAGccgtcggtggatctaccattctggagtctggaggacagtggccctcttctcacagctccactaggaagtgccccagtggggactttcTGTGGGGGCTGCagtcccacatttcccttctgcactgcccaaGCAGAGGTTCtacatgagggctccacccctgctgcaaacttctgcctggacatccaggcatttccatacatcctctgaaatctagaaggaagttctcaaacctcaattcttgacttctgtgcacccacaggctcaaaaccacatggaagctgccaagacttggggcttacACCCcttgaagccatggcctgagctgtaccttggcccattTTAGCCTCATCTGGGATGCAGGGAACCAAGTAAGTCCTGAGACTGTAGAAAGCAGCAAAGCCCTGGGCCCAGCCAATGAAActatttttctctcctaggcct comes from Pan troglodytes isolate AG18354 chromosome 14, NHGRI_mPanTro3-v2.0_pri, whole genome shotgun sequence and encodes:
- the ACOD1 gene encoding cis-aconitate decarboxylase, producing MILDTLGAGFLGTTMEVFHIASQYSKIYSSNISSTVWGRPDIRLPPTYAAFVNGVAIHSMDFDDTRHPATHPSGAVLPVLTALAEALPRSPKFSGLDLLLAFNVGIEVQGRLLHFAKEANDIPKRFHPPSVVGTLGSAAAASKFLGLSLTKCREALAIAVSHAGAPMANAATQTKPLHIGNAAKHGIEAAFLAMLGLQGNKQVLDLEAGFGAFYANYSPKVLPSLASYSWLLDQQDVAFKRFPAHLSTHWVADAAASVRKHLVAERALLPIDYIKRIVLRIPNVQYVNRPFPVSEHEARHSFQYVACAMLLDGGITVPSFHECQINRPQVRELLSKVELEYPPDNLPSFNTLYCEISVTLKDGATFTDHSDTFYGHWRKPLSQEDLEEKFRANASKMLSWDTVESLIKIVENLEDLEDCSVLTTLLKGPSPPEVASNSPACNNLSQISPEAYQHLNDFAFGEIQ